The genomic stretch tttgtgggagtagcagaactcgTCAGGTGACCAATTTAttgccttcctttttttttctataatcaaactcaaactcgaGAAATATACGATGTAaaaaaggaagtcactgaaaaggttagccagctggaggactcgaacccacacctcaGAACATCCCGAGAAATATATTCTTCGGAGCACACGACGAATATTATTGGTGATGGGCAAGACGAGACAGATTCTGTTGAcacttcgcggtgctaacatggaaCCTCTGTTTATGGCTACTTGCTCAGTCAACTGAGACCTTACCAGAAACTTATCCATGTTCTTCAATAATTCGTCGGCGTACATCAGCATAGGAATAACCTTGGTCTTGCATTTGTGAAATACTGAAAATGGCGGCAAGAAGTGGACCAAAACTTGAGTAGTGAAATTtttgcgttttcttttctttgtccgACACTTTGGCTTGGAAACGTGGTTGAGGACGTGACTGACCTTTTCTGCAAGACGCTGTCAGGGACTTAGGGTCGAAGTTGAGAATGATTTCCCGTAGGACTTTGGGATCCAGGGAGTGGACAGGTATGGAAACTGTTGCCAGGATTAACCACGCAGCGAGGACGAACATGGTTACTTTTGAAACATGGCTCGATGGCACTTCCTCATATACTCAGGATGTAGGTCACAGGTTGCTGATCAAATAAGGAAGTCCAGGAGCCTTTTTCGTTGTATTTTGTCTTACCATCTGCCAGGGACTTTTTCCTCCCATTTTATTTTGGTATTATCGGAAGAATATTCTAGATACTCGGTAACGCTATGCTGAATCCATCCCGTAACCAAATGTTGTCAGGCCACATAGTACTAGTACCACGGAATCCAATGCAATACTGGATCCGTTATGGTAACATCTGTCACGCTGTGGAACCATATCCGTATCGTCCCGCTTTAGCTCTACACATTTAGCAACTATTGAGGCTACATAGTAAAAAGACGCCATACACAAAGAGGGCGTCAAACGTCCTGCTTCCAGTGAAGTGATGTTTCGAGCATGATGAACTTGTGAATGTTTTACTGTTCACGCATCAATCAAGTGAGCTAAAATACCTCTCTGCGAATGGTTTTAAACCGATTTTTCTTCCGACCATCGTTGTAATTTTGCGGCCCAACTGTCATGACCCACCACAAAGTCTTTGAATGAGAATGGTACGATCTTACTGCTTGACTGAGGGGattcctcagtggtgtcctcaACGCTAGTCGTGAGTGAAGCACTGCCAAAGTTACACCACTGAGGAATTTCATGGCCCCTGAATCCTCGCCGGTGGGGATTTAGTGGCAGTGCGTGGTAATCCCTGGGGGGTGACGTCAGGTATATTTTTATGCTAAATAAATACTGCGTC from Ornithodoros turicata isolate Travis chromosome 4, ASM3712646v1, whole genome shotgun sequence encodes the following:
- the LOC135390568 gene encoding uncharacterized protein LOC135390568, which produces MFVLAAWLILATVSIPVHSLDPKVLREIILNFDPKSLTASCRKVFHKCKTKVIPMLMYADELLKNMDKFLAVECVGKELAKGFPRFDIECKMEGDFAEGIACIRDPKILEIVGPEIIKAGDPAMRCAIEAAS